The Cyclobacteriaceae bacterium genome includes a region encoding these proteins:
- a CDS encoding HAMP domain-containing histidine kinase: protein MLIRHKLVILFLISSGILLMLFSVYIYIASSTSRTNIFLERIKQKALDTREIYELHDRVAEKVIISLPEQSEYVFDEHGKEIFGINDVGDYAFDESFFKSLPVGKEIYFSFQGNQPQNYKEGYAFSFDQDGKKRTIAITAYNKSGFDQMESLAQNLVAGNLFFLIAAAIAAFTFSSLLFRPINDLVHEVETIEAHDLKFRLSYQNPKNEIGIVAGAFNRVLDRVQSLMDSQKSFISYASHELRTPLAAIAGILETSINYDKDKDAMSESLKAAQHEIQRATILVNGLLQLAKIESATEREEMVRLNIIDLLLDVISFYKLKNPLQEFAFDMPEPSQGNYIEVNGFPQFLRTAFVNLIDNASKYSFHKKINIKLTNQDNKIKISVIDKGIGIDDDGEHQLFDVFYRGKNVAGIDGFGLGLPFTQKIIALHGGEIRLIPNESSGMTAEVILPAIIEKAS, encoded by the coding sequence ATGCTCATACGGCACAAACTTGTCATTCTGTTCCTTATCTCTTCAGGAATATTGCTGATGCTGTTTTCTGTTTATATCTACATCGCATCCTCCACCTCCCGTACCAATATTTTCCTGGAACGCATCAAGCAAAAGGCTCTTGACACGCGTGAGATCTATGAGCTCCATGATCGTGTGGCAGAGAAAGTTATCATCAGTCTTCCCGAACAATCTGAATACGTCTTTGATGAGCATGGCAAAGAGATCTTTGGCATCAATGATGTCGGCGACTATGCATTCGACGAATCTTTTTTTAAATCCTTACCCGTCGGCAAGGAGATCTATTTCAGCTTTCAGGGAAATCAGCCTCAGAACTACAAAGAAGGCTATGCGTTTTCATTTGATCAGGATGGCAAAAAGAGAACGATTGCCATCACAGCGTACAATAAAAGCGGGTTCGACCAGATGGAAAGTCTTGCTCAGAACCTGGTTGCCGGCAATTTATTCTTCCTGATTGCTGCGGCCATCGCTGCCTTTACTTTTTCCAGCCTGCTCTTCCGTCCTATCAACGATCTTGTTCACGAAGTTGAAACTATCGAAGCACATGATCTTAAGTTCAGGCTATCCTATCAGAACCCAAAGAATGAGATCGGAATTGTAGCCGGTGCTTTTAACCGTGTGCTCGACCGCGTTCAATCGCTGATGGATTCCCAGAAGTCATTCATCTCCTATGCTTCCCATGAATTGAGAACTCCACTGGCCGCCATCGCGGGAATACTGGAAACTTCCATCAACTACGATAAGGACAAAGATGCAATGAGTGAAAGTCTCAAAGCCGCACAGCATGAGATCCAAAGGGCAACAATCCTTGTCAACGGACTTTTGCAGCTGGCAAAGATTGAATCTGCGACTGAGCGCGAAGAGATGGTGCGACTCAACATCATTGATCTGCTGCTGGATGTTATCAGCTTTTATAAATTAAAAAATCCTCTGCAGGAATTTGCCTTTGACATGCCGGAACCATCGCAGGGCAATTACATTGAAGTGAATGGATTCCCGCAATTCCTCAGAACGGCCTTTGTCAACCTGATCGATAATGCTTCGAAATATTCATTCCACAAGAAGATCAACATCAAGCTCACCAACCAGGATAATAAGATAAAGATCAGCGTCATCGATAAGGGAATCGGCATTGATGATGATGGTGAGCATCAGCTCTTTGACGTTTTCTACCGTGGGAAAAACGTCGCGGGCATTGATGGCTTTGGTCTGGGACTACCCTTTACACAAAAGATCATTGCCCTTCACGGTGGTGAGATCAGGCTCATACCCAATGAAAGCTCGGGTATGACAGCCGAAGTGATTCTGCCTGCCATCATCGAAAAGGCCTCCTGA
- a CDS encoding efflux RND transporter permease subunit, whose translation MFNAFLKRPVLAIVLSLVIIFMGVLAINTLPTSQFPSIAPPMVMVSASYPGASAKTLTESVVIPLEQAINGAWGMRYMTSDATSAGEANVQVIFEPGTDINQALVQVSNRVEQVRNRLPPLVQREGVIITPVIPSMLMYVNLYSTDKNANMKFLFNYAGVTMIPELQRINGIGQARILGSRQYAMRVWLNPERMRAYSISPDEVMEALGDQSIIGKPGRIGRGDSKRSEALEYVLAYTDRFSDPKEYENVIIKANAKGEILRLKDIATVALGSEYYDIYSNINGYPSAAIVLKQTYGSNASEVIKNVKEKLELLKKDFPPGMTYEISYDVSNFLDASTENVIHTLRDAFILVALVVFIFLGDWRSTLIPTLAVPISLIGAFIFMQAFGLTINMITLFAVVLAIGIVVDDAIVVVEAVHAKMHEENLSPYMAVKKVLGEISGAVIAITLLMTAVFVPIAFMSGPVGVFYRQFSITMASAIILSGLVALTLTPVLCAMILKNTHGQPRKRNLFNRAIDGFNGGFEKVTGKYVWVLKKIAGRKWVTVGLWLAFTGGILVIASNLPSGFIPSEDQGMLYAIVQTPPGSTLERTNDISRQLQEIVMKVEGVQSVSSIAGYEVLTEGRGSNAGTCLINLKPWSERKHTVQEITYELDERAKEIPGATIEFFDPPAVPGFGAAGGFALQMLDKNPDGTYEDLERVKNEFMEALEKRKELTGLFTFFSANYPQYEIEIDNQLAMQKGVSIGNAMNTLSIFVGSTYELGFIKYQRFFKVFVQAAPEFRQLPQDVLNLWVKNDRGEMVPFSAFMKIKKKQGANEINRYNMYNTAAIRGAAAKGYSSGEAIDAVKEVAAKTLPRGFDIDWAALSYDEVRRGNEAIVIFIIVLGFVYLVLAAQYESFIIPLAVILSLPAGVFGSFMMIKAMGLANDIYAQVGLIMLIGLLGKNAVLIVEFAVQKHAQGMTVLDAAIEGARVRFRPILMTSFAFVAGLIPLVAAHGAGAIGNRTIGSSALGGMLFGTVFGVIIVPGLYYIFGTIADGRKLIRDEENDSLTDNLVHRVDNFPQSENEGTTSHAH comes from the coding sequence ATGTTTAACGCATTTCTAAAGAGGCCGGTCCTCGCGATCGTATTATCCCTCGTCATCATTTTCATGGGAGTATTGGCAATCAATACACTCCCTACTTCACAGTTCCCTTCCATTGCTCCACCGATGGTCATGGTATCCGCATCTTATCCTGGTGCCAGTGCCAAGACACTCACTGAGTCTGTTGTCATTCCTCTTGAGCAGGCGATCAACGGTGCATGGGGCATGCGCTACATGACTTCCGATGCAACGAGCGCGGGCGAAGCCAACGTTCAGGTGATCTTTGAACCCGGTACCGATATCAATCAGGCATTGGTTCAGGTTTCCAATCGTGTTGAACAGGTGAGGAACCGACTCCCGCCACTCGTACAACGCGAAGGTGTCATCATCACACCCGTGATCCCAAGCATGCTCATGTATGTGAACTTGTACAGCACTGACAAGAATGCGAACATGAAGTTCCTGTTCAACTATGCCGGTGTTACCATGATCCCTGAATTGCAGCGTATCAATGGTATTGGTCAGGCGAGAATTCTGGGTAGCCGTCAGTATGCTATGCGCGTATGGTTAAATCCGGAACGCATGAGAGCCTACAGTATCTCACCGGATGAAGTGATGGAAGCATTGGGCGACCAGAGTATCATCGGTAAGCCGGGCCGTATCGGTCGTGGGGACAGCAAACGTTCAGAAGCACTTGAATATGTATTGGCTTACACGGACCGATTCAGCGATCCAAAAGAATATGAGAATGTCATTATCAAAGCCAATGCAAAGGGAGAGATCCTTCGTCTGAAAGATATCGCGACGGTTGCATTGGGAAGTGAGTACTATGATATCTATTCCAACATAAACGGCTACCCTTCTGCGGCGATCGTGCTGAAGCAAACCTACGGCAGTAATGCCAGCGAGGTGATTAAGAACGTAAAAGAGAAGCTTGAACTTTTAAAGAAAGACTTCCCTCCCGGGATGACCTATGAGATCAGCTATGATGTATCCAACTTCCTGGATGCATCCACTGAAAATGTTATTCACACCTTACGCGATGCGTTTATCCTCGTGGCGCTGGTGGTATTTATTTTCCTCGGCGACTGGAGATCTACATTGATCCCAACACTCGCAGTACCGATCTCATTGATTGGTGCATTCATCTTCATGCAGGCATTCGGACTGACCATCAACATGATCACATTGTTTGCGGTGGTATTGGCAATCGGTATTGTCGTCGATGATGCTATTGTGGTGGTCGAGGCCGTGCACGCCAAAATGCATGAAGAGAATCTCTCACCGTACATGGCGGTGAAGAAAGTATTGGGTGAGATCAGCGGTGCGGTTATCGCGATCACCTTATTAATGACTGCGGTGTTTGTTCCGATTGCATTCATGTCTGGTCCGGTGGGTGTATTCTATCGCCAGTTCTCCATCACCATGGCAAGTGCGATCATTCTTTCAGGCCTGGTAGCCCTTACACTTACACCTGTGCTTTGCGCGATGATCCTCAAGAACACACACGGTCAGCCAAGAAAAAGAAATTTATTCAACAGAGCGATTGACGGATTCAATGGCGGGTTTGAGAAAGTCACTGGCAAGTATGTATGGGTATTGAAGAAGATCGCTGGTCGCAAGTGGGTAACCGTTGGTCTCTGGCTGGCCTTTACTGGCGGGATATTAGTGATCGCCAGCAACCTGCCTTCCGGTTTTATTCCAAGTGAAGATCAGGGTATGTTGTATGCCATCGTACAAACACCTCCTGGATCAACGCTGGAACGTACCAATGATATCTCACGACAGCTGCAAGAGATTGTCATGAAGGTGGAAGGTGTTCAATCCGTATCATCTATCGCCGGATATGAAGTGTTAACAGAAGGAAGAGGATCAAATGCAGGAACCTGTCTGATCAATCTGAAACCATGGTCTGAAAGAAAACATACTGTACAAGAAATCACCTATGAGCTTGACGAAAGAGCGAAGGAGATTCCAGGTGCAACGATCGAGTTCTTTGATCCCCCTGCAGTGCCAGGGTTTGGAGCAGCGGGTGGTTTTGCTTTGCAGATGCTTGACAAGAATCCTGACGGAACCTATGAAGATCTTGAAAGAGTCAAGAACGAATTCATGGAAGCATTGGAGAAACGCAAAGAGTTGACAGGATTGTTCACTTTCTTCAGCGCCAACTATCCTCAGTATGAAATTGAGATCGATAATCAGCTTGCCATGCAGAAAGGTGTATCGATCGGTAATGCCATGAACACACTTTCCATTTTTGTTGGAAGCACGTATGAACTTGGTTTCATTAAGTATCAACGATTCTTCAAAGTATTCGTGCAAGCTGCCCCTGAATTCAGACAGCTTCCGCAGGATGTTCTGAACCTATGGGTGAAGAACGATCGTGGTGAGATGGTGCCCTTTTCAGCGTTCATGAAGATCAAGAAGAAACAGGGCGCCAATGAGATCAACCGTTACAACATGTATAATACTGCCGCCATTCGTGGTGCTGCAGCAAAAGGATACAGCAGTGGTGAGGCGATTGACGCAGTAAAAGAAGTGGCGGCCAAAACATTGCCCCGCGGATTTGACATCGACTGGGCAGCCCTTTCATATGATGAAGTGCGTCGTGGAAATGAAGCAATCGTCATCTTCATCATCGTGCTCGGATTCGTTTATCTGGTGCTTGCCGCTCAGTATGAAAGCTTCATCATCCCACTGGCGGTTATTCTTTCATTGCCGGCCGGTGTCTTCGGATCCTTCATGATGATCAAAGCCATGGGACTGGCAAACGACATCTATGCACAGGTAGGACTGATCATGCTCATTGGTCTGCTCGGTAAGAACGCCGTGTTGATCGTCGAGTTCGCTGTTCAGAAACATGCACAGGGCATGACTGTACTGGATGCAGCGATCGAAGGAGCAAGAGTTCGCTTCCGTCCGATCTTAATGACATCATTTGCATTCGTTGCCGGATTGATTCCATTAGTAGCAGCTCACGGTGCGGGTGCGATCGGTAACAGAACCATCGGATCATCTGCCTTGGGCGGGATGCTTTTCGGAACCGTGTTTGGTGTCATCATCGTACCGGGACTGTATTACATCTTTGGTACCATCGCCGATGGCCGCAAGCTGATACGCGATGAAGAGAATGATTCATTAACAGACAACCTTGTTCACCGGGTTGACAATTTTCCACAATCTGAAAATGAGGGAACTACAAGTCATGCACACTAA
- a CDS encoding response regulator transcription factor: MNLLLIEDEPSVSNFIRKGFESEGYLIDVAYDGDLGKNLYYKKNYELIILDVNLPGINGFLLCKEFKTERPHVPVILLTALDGLDDKVVGFESGADDYLVKPFEFKELLMRVKALVRRSGNTRLTEKKIKVADLEMETMGKVVTRAGKRIDLTAREFALLEYLLVNKDRVVSRVDIAEKVWDLDFDTSTNVIDVYINYLRRKIDKGFNAKLLHTVVGMGYTIRED, encoded by the coding sequence ATGAACCTGTTATTGATCGAGGACGAACCCAGCGTATCCAACTTTATCCGCAAAGGATTTGAAAGTGAAGGCTATCTCATTGATGTCGCCTATGATGGCGATCTGGGCAAAAATCTTTACTACAAGAAAAACTACGAACTCATCATCCTCGATGTAAATCTCCCGGGCATCAACGGCTTTCTGTTATGCAAGGAATTCAAAACCGAGCGACCGCATGTGCCGGTAATTCTCTTAACAGCACTCGACGGACTCGATGACAAGGTAGTGGGATTCGAATCAGGTGCCGACGACTATCTCGTAAAGCCTTTTGAGTTCAAAGAGCTTCTCATGCGCGTGAAAGCTCTGGTAAGAAGATCCGGCAACACACGACTCACCGAAAAGAAGATCAAGGTTGCTGATCTTGAGATGGAAACGATGGGCAAGGTGGTCACACGTGCAGGCAAGCGCATTGACCTCACAGCCCGTGAATTTGCTTTGCTGGAATATCTTCTGGTGAACAAAGATCGTGTTGTGAGCCGCGTAGACATCGCAGAAAAAGTATGGGACCTCGACTTTGATACGTCTACCAACGTGATTGACGTCTACATCAATTATCTGCGAAGAAAAATTGACAAAGGCTTTAATGCCAAGCTCCTCCACACTGTCGTGGGAATGGGCTACACCATCCGCGAAGATTAA
- a CDS encoding efflux RND transporter periplasmic adaptor subunit, with protein sequence MSRILMVMSMCAFLYLAGCSAKTEEKEEGIRFLVTSPLKRDTMVTRSYVCQIRAIQHIEVRALEKGYLQNIFVDEGKFVRKGQMMFQIMPMMYKAELQKAEAEAKFAEIEFLNTKQLADSNVVSPNELALAKAKYDKAKAEVAMAQVHLGFTEIKAPFDGIMDRFQVRLGSLLNEGDLLTTLSDNSEMWVYFNVPEAEYLNFKANEKGDSLMKVKLLMANNELFSYGGVVKTIEADFNNETGNIAFRATFQNPKGLLRHGETGNIVAISPLKNALIIPQKATFEVLEKKYVFVVDKDNIIRQREITIAAEMPDLYVISSGVSENERIMLEGIRKVRDNDKIAEYTYEDPRTVLPRLNVYVE encoded by the coding sequence ATGAGCAGAATTCTCATGGTCATGAGCATGTGTGCATTCCTCTACCTCGCAGGATGTTCGGCAAAGACAGAAGAAAAAGAAGAGGGAATCAGGTTTCTGGTTACGAGTCCTTTGAAAAGAGATACTATGGTTACGCGGTCATACGTCTGCCAGATCCGAGCCATCCAGCATATTGAAGTAAGAGCACTGGAGAAAGGTTACTTGCAAAACATTTTCGTGGACGAAGGAAAGTTTGTCAGAAAAGGACAGATGATGTTTCAGATCATGCCGATGATGTATAAAGCAGAGCTGCAGAAAGCAGAAGCGGAAGCAAAGTTTGCCGAGATCGAATTCCTCAACACCAAACAGCTTGCCGACAGCAATGTGGTTTCACCTAATGAGCTCGCCCTCGCCAAAGCAAAGTATGACAAAGCAAAAGCGGAAGTTGCCATGGCGCAGGTTCATCTTGGATTCACCGAGATCAAAGCACCATTCGATGGCATCATGGATCGCTTCCAGGTGCGACTTGGAAGTCTCCTCAATGAAGGAGATCTGCTGACAACCCTTTCCGACAACAGTGAGATGTGGGTGTACTTCAACGTACCCGAAGCAGAGTATCTGAATTTCAAAGCCAACGAGAAAGGCGACAGCCTGATGAAAGTAAAACTGCTCATGGCCAACAATGAATTGTTCAGCTATGGCGGTGTGGTAAAAACCATCGAAGCAGACTTCAACAATGAAACAGGGAACATTGCCTTCCGAGCGACTTTTCAAAATCCAAAAGGATTGCTGAGACATGGCGAGACCGGCAATATCGTTGCGATCTCACCTCTGAAGAATGCACTGATCATTCCTCAAAAGGCAACCTTCGAAGTGCTGGAAAAGAAATATGTGTTTGTGGTCGATAAAGACAACATCATCCGTCAAAGAGAAATAACCATTGCTGCAGAGATGCCTGATCTGTATGTCATCTCCTCCGGTGTATCCGAGAATGAAAGGATCATGCTCGAAGGTATCCGCAAAGTAAGAGACAATGACAAGATCGCTGAGTACACTTATGAAGATCCCAGGACCGTTCTGCCACGCCTGAACGTCTACGTCGAATAA
- a CDS encoding GHKL domain-containing protein, which yields MFRFFALNSIRSRMVSGFLFLTGLIIVLAIVSILIFDNITRIARTHSNISQLEIYTLSLIKADNDFFDLETINEFYFKNHQSDYLKRRDSLNVLISQEIQALVKDKEAKKNGIGSSLIRIDTTLGDYNKKFRKLEELVFKKGFKDYGIEGTMRLHAHGLEQIINPDQMLDLLFLRRHEKDFMLRSDSSYVTSFKERSEQFHNKLISDPVRNKPAIDLLTNYERSFLELVGIQFELGLTSKQGLRSELNDLTYSLTNQYYSLSEYSYTYSETTYYRVRIFYITLVIGAIFFSLFSGYWISKRLSEPIANLSKIIQQAILTKQEIRTDLRIKKAAIEITTLAQSYNLLIDQVKIQMEEVEKNSIIISASNQELEKINHELDNFLYSTAHDLRSPLSSLLGLLNLIKLENKQGDLIPYYSLMEKSVQRSEHFISQIVNFSKNKRLNVVAEPLKLYHLISDILESHQFVEGSSEIEKIIDIHGEETFYSDRNRITMIFTNLISNAIKYADFEKPKPFIHITITVKREEAAIEFADNGIGIEEEHIGSIFNMFYRANTRSEGSGLGLFIFKETVSRLSGKVSVTSTPGKGTTFYISLPNLISTLN from the coding sequence ATGTTTAGATTTTTTGCACTCAACTCCATACGCAGCCGTATGGTCAGCGGCTTCCTTTTCCTCACAGGACTCATCATTGTTCTGGCGATCGTATCCATTCTGATCTTTGACAACATCACCCGTATTGCCAGGACCCATAGCAATATCAGTCAGCTGGAGATCTATACGCTCAGTCTCATAAAAGCTGACAATGACTTCTTTGACCTTGAAACAATCAATGAATTCTATTTCAAAAATCATCAAAGCGACTATCTGAAAAGAAGGGATAGTCTCAATGTACTTATCTCACAGGAGATCCAGGCACTTGTAAAAGACAAGGAGGCAAAGAAAAACGGAATCGGAAGCAGCCTGATACGCATCGACACAACCCTCGGCGACTACAATAAGAAGTTCAGAAAACTTGAAGAGCTGGTTTTCAAGAAAGGTTTTAAAGACTATGGTATTGAAGGGACCATGCGACTCCATGCACACGGACTGGAGCAGATCATTAATCCGGATCAGATGCTTGATCTGTTGTTCCTCAGACGACATGAAAAAGATTTTATGTTGAGAAGCGATTCATCTTATGTAACATCATTTAAAGAACGATCAGAGCAATTTCATAATAAGCTGATCTCCGATCCCGTCAGGAACAAACCTGCAATAGATCTACTTACCAACTATGAGAGAAGCTTTCTTGAGTTAGTAGGCATTCAGTTTGAATTGGGGTTAACCAGCAAGCAAGGATTAAGAAGCGAACTGAATGATCTGACTTACTCTCTCACCAATCAATACTATTCCTTGTCGGAATATTCCTATACCTATTCTGAAACTACTTATTACCGTGTAAGAATTTTCTACATCACGTTGGTCATTGGAGCGATCTTCTTTTCATTGTTTTCAGGCTACTGGATTTCCAAGCGACTCTCTGAGCCCATCGCCAATCTTTCAAAGATCATTCAGCAGGCAATTCTCACCAAGCAGGAAATAAGAACTGATCTCAGAATCAAAAAGGCCGCTATAGAAATTACCACGCTGGCGCAGTCGTACAACCTGTTGATTGATCAGGTTAAAATTCAAATGGAAGAAGTCGAAAAGAATTCCATTATCATCTCTGCGAGCAACCAGGAGCTGGAAAAAATCAATCATGAGCTGGATAATTTTCTTTACAGTACAGCGCATGATCTCCGCTCACCGTTGAGCTCACTATTGGGACTACTTAACCTTATCAAGCTTGAGAACAAACAAGGCGACCTGATCCCCTATTATTCTCTTATGGAGAAAAGCGTTCAGCGATCTGAACATTTCATTTCACAGATTGTAAACTTCTCAAAGAATAAAAGACTCAACGTAGTAGCTGAGCCCCTGAAATTATATCATCTTATTTCCGATATACTCGAAAGTCATCAGTTTGTGGAAGGCTCTTCTGAAATAGAAAAGATCATTGATATCCATGGTGAGGAGACATTCTACTCTGACCGGAATCGGATCACTATGATCTTCACCAACCTGATATCCAACGCCATCAAGTACGCGGATTTTGAAAAGCCGAAGCCATTCATTCACATTACGATTACTGTTAAACGGGAAGAGGCAGCGATTGAGTTCGCTGACAATGGCATCGGGATAGAAGAAGAACACATCGGAAGCATCTTCAACATGTTCTATCGTGCCAATACACGATCAGAGGGATCAGGGTTGGGCTTGTTCATCTTTAAAGAAACGGTATCCCGCCTTTCCGGCAAGGTGTCTGTGACCTCCACTCCCGGAAAGGGAACTACATTTTATATTTCCTTACCCAACCTGATCAGCACTCTGAATTAA